From a region of the Candidatus Azobacteroides pseudotrichonymphae genomovar. CFP2 genome:
- the rplV gene encoding 50S ribosomal protein L22 codes for MGVRKRISAEKRKESRRTMYFARLRHIPVSARKVRLVADMIRGIEVFKALGILRFSNKKISLFLEKLLKLAISNWEQKTGRQAENGELFITMVNVDVSTILKRIRPAPQGRAHRVRKRFSHVVIFVNTKNEIQN; via the coding sequence ATGGGTGTTAGAAAGAGAATATCGGCAGAAAAAAGAAAGGAAAGTCGAAGAACAATGTATTTCGCAAGGTTGCGGCATATACCTGTCTCTGCTCGTAAGGTACGCCTTGTGGCAGATATGATTCGTGGGATTGAGGTGTTTAAAGCTTTAGGTATTTTGAGATTTTCCAATAAAAAAATTTCTTTATTCTTAGAGAAGTTACTTAAATTGGCCATTTCTAATTGGGAGCAAAAAACTGGACGACAAGCAGAAAACGGGGAGTTGTTTATAACAATGGTTAATGTTGATGTGTCTACTATCCTGAAGAGGATTCGTCCTGCTCCTCAGGGGAGGGCGCATCGCGTTCGTAAGCGTTTTAGCCATGTAGTTATATTTGTAAATACGAAAAATGAAATACAAAATTAG
- the rpsS gene encoding 30S ribosomal protein S19 yields the protein MSRSLRKGPYINVKLEKKILLMNESKKKSVVKTWARASMISPDFVGCTIAVHNGNKFIPVYITENMVGHKLGEFSPTRQFRGHAGNKKK from the coding sequence ATGAGTCGTTCTTTGAGAAAAGGTCCTTATATTAATGTTAAGTTAGAGAAGAAGATTCTGTTAATGAATGAATCAAAGAAGAAGTCTGTTGTGAAGACTTGGGCAAGGGCATCAATGATTTCTCCTGATTTTGTAGGATGTACTATTGCAGTCCACAATGGGAATAAATTTATTCCTGTTTATATTACGGAAAATATGGTTGGACATAAATTGGGGGAATTTTCTCCTACACGTCAATTTCGTGGTCATGCGGGTAATAAGAAAAAGTAA
- the rplB gene encoding 50S ribosomal protein L2, with product MGIRKLKPVTPGQRHRIVGMFSEITATIPEKSLVFGKCKSGGRNAEGHRTVRHIGGGHKRRFRLIDFKRNKDGIPARVKSIEYDPNRSARIALLYYADGEKVYIVAPNGLKVNQLIVSGKEAPPEVGNSLPLADIPLGTIIHNIELRPGQGAKMVRSAGVFAQVVSREGNYVIVRMPSGETRKVLALCRASIGSVSNSEHALEKSGKAGRIRWLGHCPHVRGVAMNPVDHPMGGGEGRASGGHPRSRKGLYAKGLKTRNLKKYSSRYIIESKKK from the coding sequence ATGGGGATTCGTAAGTTGAAGCCGGTAACACCGGGGCAAAGGCACAGAATTGTTGGCATGTTTAGCGAAATCACGGCTACTATACCTGAAAAGTCTCTTGTTTTTGGTAAATGTAAGTCAGGTGGGCGTAATGCTGAGGGTCATAGGACAGTTAGACATATTGGAGGAGGGCATAAACGTAGATTTCGTTTAATTGATTTTAAGAGAAATAAAGATGGTATTCCTGCAAGAGTAAAGTCTATAGAATATGATCCTAATCGTTCTGCTCGTATTGCTTTGTTGTACTATGCTGATGGAGAGAAGGTGTATATTGTTGCCCCAAATGGATTGAAAGTAAATCAATTAATAGTTTCGGGGAAAGAGGCTCCTCCCGAAGTTGGGAATTCACTTCCGTTAGCTGATATTCCTTTGGGAACAATAATCCACAATATTGAGTTGCGTCCGGGGCAGGGTGCTAAAATGGTGCGTTCTGCAGGAGTTTTTGCTCAGGTTGTTTCTAGAGAGGGTAATTATGTAATTGTTAGGATGCCTTCGGGAGAAACACGGAAAGTACTCGCTTTATGTAGAGCGAGTATTGGCAGTGTAAGTAATTCTGAACATGCTTTGGAAAAGTCGGGAAAAGCTGGGAGGATAAGATGGCTAGGACACTGCCCACATGTTCGTGGTGTAGCAATGAACCCCGTTGATCATCCAATGGGGGGAGGGGAGGGACGTGCTTCTGGAGGGCATCCAAGATCTCGTAAAGGTTTGTATGCAAAGGGATTAAAAACAAGAAATTTGAAAAAGTATTCCTCTAGATATATTATTGAAAGTAAGAAAAAGTAA
- the rplW gene encoding 50S ribosomal protein L23: MGIIIKPIITEKQTQITDKKSNCVGFYVSPSADKLEIRTAVSGLYDVSVLRVNTMNYDGKRKSRYNKLKVMKGKRVALKKAIVILSKGETIDFFSGNIK; the protein is encoded by the coding sequence ATGGGAATAATTATTAAACCTATCATAACAGAAAAACAAACTCAGATTACAGATAAAAAATCAAATTGTGTAGGGTTCTATGTTTCTCCTAGCGCTGATAAGTTAGAAATCAGAACAGCAGTGAGCGGGCTTTATGATGTTTCAGTTTTAAGAGTGAATACGATGAATTATGACGGTAAAAGAAAGTCGAGGTATAACAAATTGAAGGTTATGAAGGGGAAAAGGGTCGCTCTTAAAAAGGCAATTGTGATATTGAGTAAGGGAGAAACAATAGACTTTTTTAGTGGTAATATTAAATAG
- the rplD gene encoding 50S ribosomal protein L4, with translation MEVNIFNIKGEETGRKVILEDSVFRVEPNDYIVYLDVRRYLANKRQGTAKSKERSEMSGSTRKLGRQKGSGGARRGDINSPVLVGGARVFGPKPRDYSFKLNKKEKKMARRSVLSCRMREGGVIVVEDFSFETPKTKEFLDLAKNLKIQIANSKLLVILPEKDDNIFLSARNISKVKVTTVSNLNTYEILDVNRLVILESSVVAINNF, from the coding sequence ATGGAGGTAAATATTTTTAATATTAAGGGTGAGGAAACAGGAAGAAAAGTAATATTGGAAGATAGTGTTTTTAGAGTTGAACCAAATGATTATATTGTTTATCTGGATGTAAGGCGGTATCTTGCTAATAAACGTCAAGGTACGGCTAAATCCAAGGAGAGGAGTGAGATGTCAGGTAGTACTCGTAAATTAGGACGTCAGAAAGGTAGTGGAGGGGCTCGTCGTGGTGATATCAATTCTCCTGTTTTAGTGGGAGGAGCTAGGGTATTTGGTCCTAAACCGAGGGATTATAGTTTTAAACTAAATAAGAAAGAAAAAAAAATGGCACGCAGATCTGTTTTATCTTGTAGAATGCGTGAGGGGGGCGTTATCGTTGTTGAAGATTTTTCTTTTGAAACTCCGAAGACAAAAGAATTCTTAGATTTGGCTAAGAATTTGAAAATACAAATAGCTAATAGCAAATTACTTGTTATTCTTCCGGAGAAAGATGATAATATTTTTTTATCAGCGAGAAATATATCAAAAGTAAAAGTGACTACCGTTTCCAATTTAAACACTTATGAAATTTTGGATGTGAACCGTTTGGTAATTTTAGAAAGTTCTGTAGTTGCCATTAATAATTTTTAA
- the rplC gene encoding 50S ribosomal protein L3, translated as MPGLIGKKIGMTSIFSVEGKNLPCTVMEVGPCVVTQVKTVDKDGYEAVQVGFEDKKEKHTTKPERGHFKRAGVSFKRYLAEFKEQGKYKEGDVITVDFFNKGIYVDVVGISKGKGFQGVVKRHGFRGVGEATLGQSDRQRHPGSIGACSYPAKVFKGTRMAGQMGNTKVTIQNLEVIELISKYNLLIVKGSVPGSKGSILIVKK; from the coding sequence ATGCCTGGATTAATTGGGAAAAAAATTGGGATGACATCTATTTTTAGTGTTGAAGGGAAGAATCTTCCATGTACTGTTATGGAAGTAGGTCCTTGTGTTGTTACTCAAGTCAAAACGGTTGATAAGGATGGCTATGAAGCCGTACAGGTAGGATTTGAAGACAAGAAAGAAAAACATACTACAAAGCCAGAACGGGGACATTTTAAAAGAGCAGGAGTATCTTTTAAAAGATATTTAGCCGAGTTTAAAGAACAAGGGAAATATAAAGAAGGAGATGTTATAACTGTTGACTTTTTTAATAAAGGAATTTATGTAGATGTAGTTGGCATATCGAAGGGGAAAGGGTTCCAAGGGGTTGTAAAGCGGCATGGTTTTAGAGGAGTGGGTGAAGCAACTTTAGGACAAAGTGATCGTCAGAGACATCCAGGTTCTATTGGAGCATGTTCTTATCCCGCAAAAGTATTTAAGGGTACACGTATGGCAGGTCAAATGGGGAATACAAAAGTAACTATACAAAATCTTGAAGTAATAGAGTTAATATCTAAATATAATTTATTGATAGTCAAGGGATCAGTTCCGGGTTCAAAAGGTTCAATTTTAATAGTTAAGAAGTGA
- the rpsJ gene encoding 30S ribosomal protein S10 yields the protein MSASHKIRIRLKSYDYNLIDRSAEKIVKAVKSIADDVSGPIPLPTHRRIFTVNRATFVNKKSREQFELASYKRLIDIYASNTKVVDALMKLDLPSGVEVEIKV from the coding sequence ATGAGTGCGAGCCACAAAATTAGGATTAGGTTAAAATCTTATGATTATAATTTAATAGATAGGTCTGCTGAGAAAATTGTGAAAGCTGTAAAGAGTATAGCTGATGATGTAAGTGGCCCTATTCCTCTTCCTACTCATAGGAGGATCTTTACGGTGAATCGTGCAACTTTTGTGAATAAAAAATCTCGTGAGCAATTTGAATTGGCTTCATATAAACGACTGATTGATATTTATGCTTCTAATACTAAGGTGGTAGATGCATTAATGAAACTGGATTTACCCAGTGGTGTGGAGGTTGAAATAAAGGTGTAA
- the fusA gene encoding elongation factor G, with product MARGVDDQLKYTRNIGIMAHIDAGKTTTSERILFYTGITHKIGEVHDGAATMDWMEQEQERGITITSAATTAKWKYSDSIYKINLIDTPGHVDFTVEVERSLRVLDGAVVTFCAVGGVEPQSETVWYQADKYRVPRICYVNKMDRSGANFFEVMRQMKEILGANPCPVQIPIGAEERFCGIIDLVRMKALYWYDEAMGASYSIEKIPTEIMSEAENGRNKMLEILAEVDDALMEKYFDDPDAITEDEIRGVIRKGTLAMQINPMICGSSFRNKGVQALLDAVCAYLPSPVDTVAIKGVHPDNLDKIVARKPSASDPLCALVFKIATDPYVGRLCFFRVYSGELEAGSYVYNTRSGKKERISRLFQMHSNKQNPREYIGCGDIGAGVGFKDIRTGDTLCSENYPIILEKMDFPEPVISIAVEPKTQKDLDKLELGLAKLAEEDPTFTVKTNEETGQIIISGMGELHLEIIIDRLKREFKVDSNQGPPQVSYKEAITKSVEWREVYKKQTGGRGKFADMIVRIEPVDSDFEGDFQFISEVKGGNIPKEYIPSIHKGFLRAMKNGILAGYAVDKLKVTVIDGSYHAVDSDQLSFEVCAIQAFKNAVEKASPVLKEPIMRIEVVTPEENMGDVIGDLNKRRGRVETMDTSRVGIRIIKAHAPLSEMFGYVTTLRTITSGRATSNLSFSHYEEVSATIAREILIKIKGRVDLIK from the coding sequence ATGGCAAGAGGTGTGGACGACCAACTAAAGTATACTCGCAACATTGGTATTATGGCACATATTGATGCGGGGAAGACTACTACATCAGAGCGGATACTTTTTTATACAGGCATTACTCATAAGATTGGAGAGGTTCATGATGGAGCTGCTACTATGGACTGGATGGAACAAGAGCAGGAGCGTGGTATTACAATCACTTCTGCTGCAACAACAGCTAAATGGAAATATAGTGATAGTATATATAAGATTAATTTGATTGATACTCCAGGACATGTGGATTTTACTGTGGAAGTAGAGCGTTCTTTACGTGTCTTAGATGGCGCAGTTGTTACTTTTTGTGCAGTAGGGGGAGTTGAACCTCAATCGGAAACTGTGTGGTACCAGGCAGATAAGTATCGTGTGCCAAGGATTTGTTATGTGAACAAAATGGACCGTTCTGGTGCAAATTTTTTTGAAGTAATGCGACAAATGAAAGAGATCTTGGGAGCTAATCCTTGTCCTGTTCAGATCCCTATTGGTGCGGAGGAGAGGTTTTGCGGAATCATAGATTTAGTACGAATGAAAGCTTTGTATTGGTATGATGAAGCTATGGGTGCGTCTTATTCCATTGAAAAGATTCCTACAGAGATTATGTCAGAAGCTGAAAATGGGAGGAATAAAATGCTTGAGATCTTAGCAGAAGTAGATGATGCTTTGATGGAGAAATATTTTGATGATCCGGATGCAATTACTGAAGATGAAATTCGTGGGGTTATTCGTAAAGGAACGTTGGCTATGCAAATTAATCCAATGATTTGTGGATCTTCTTTTAGAAATAAAGGTGTACAGGCTTTATTGGATGCAGTATGTGCCTATCTTCCAAGCCCAGTAGATACGGTTGCAATTAAAGGTGTTCATCCTGATAATTTGGATAAAATAGTAGCTCGTAAGCCAAGTGCTTCGGATCCTTTGTGTGCTTTAGTATTTAAAATTGCGACAGATCCTTATGTAGGTCGGCTTTGTTTTTTTCGTGTATATTCAGGAGAATTAGAGGCTGGTTCTTATGTTTATAATACTCGTTCTGGAAAAAAGGAACGTATTTCTCGATTATTTCAAATGCATTCTAATAAGCAAAATCCGAGGGAGTATATTGGATGTGGTGATATTGGGGCTGGAGTGGGTTTTAAGGATATTCGCACAGGAGATACTTTGTGTAGTGAAAATTATCCGATTATTTTGGAAAAAATGGATTTTCCAGAACCTGTAATTAGTATTGCAGTTGAGCCTAAAACACAAAAAGATTTAGATAAATTGGAATTGGGACTCGCCAAGTTAGCAGAAGAAGATCCAACTTTTACTGTTAAAACAAATGAGGAAACGGGACAAATAATTATTTCAGGCATGGGTGAACTTCATTTAGAAATAATTATTGATAGATTAAAACGAGAATTTAAAGTTGACTCCAATCAAGGTCCCCCTCAGGTGTCTTATAAAGAAGCTATTACTAAGTCAGTAGAATGGCGTGAAGTATATAAAAAGCAAACGGGTGGTCGTGGTAAGTTTGCTGATATGATCGTTCGTATTGAGCCAGTTGATTCGGATTTTGAGGGCGATTTTCAATTTATAAGTGAGGTTAAAGGTGGAAATATTCCAAAGGAGTATATTCCTTCTATTCATAAGGGTTTTTTGCGAGCAATGAAGAATGGTATTTTAGCAGGCTATGCAGTGGATAAATTAAAGGTGACAGTTATTGATGGTTCCTATCATGCTGTGGATTCTGATCAATTGTCTTTTGAAGTGTGTGCTATTCAAGCATTTAAGAATGCTGTAGAGAAGGCTAGTCCGGTTTTAAAAGAGCCGATTATGAGGATTGAGGTGGTTACTCCAGAAGAAAATATGGGTGATGTAATTGGTGATTTGAATAAACGACGTGGACGGGTAGAAACTATGGATACTAGTCGTGTTGGAATAAGGATTATAAAGGCACATGCTCCCTTGTCGGAAATGTTTGGTTATGTGACAACTTTACGTACTATTACCTCAGGTCGTGCTACAAGTAATTTGTCTTTTTCGCATTATGAAGAAGTTTCTGCTACCATTGCAAGGGAAATATTGATAAAAATAAAAGGGAGAGTGGATTTAATTAAGTGA
- the rpsG gene encoding 30S ribosomal protein S7 — translation MRKAKPKKRQILSDAVFGSQRVTKFVNHLMYDGKKSMAFNIFYSALEKVRAKLSDEQKSSLEIWEHALNNITPLVEVKSRRVGGATFQVPTEIYPERKETISMKNMIFFARKRDGKSMADKLSAEIVDAFNSQGGAYKKKEDMRKMAEANRAFAYFRF, via the coding sequence ATGAGAAAGGCAAAGCCTAAAAAAAGACAAATACTTTCGGATGCTGTATTTGGCAGCCAAAGAGTAACGAAATTTGTTAATCATTTAATGTATGATGGTAAGAAAAGCATGGCTTTTAATATTTTTTATTCTGCTCTGGAAAAAGTGAGAGCTAAACTGTCTGATGAACAAAAATCTTCTCTTGAAATCTGGGAGCATGCATTGAATAATATAACTCCACTTGTTGAAGTGAAGTCTAGACGAGTTGGTGGTGCTACTTTTCAGGTACCTACAGAAATTTATCCGGAGAGAAAAGAGACTATTTCAATGAAAAATATGATTTTTTTTGCTCGGAAAAGAGATGGTAAATCAATGGCGGATAAGTTATCAGCTGAGATTGTGGATGCTTTTAATAGTCAAGGTGGTGCGTATAAGAAAAAGGAAGATATGCGTAAAATGGCAGAAGCTAACAGAGCGTTTGCATATTTTAGATTTTGA
- the rpsL gene encoding 30S ribosomal protein S12: MPTIQQLVRKGRATFLKKGKAPALDSCPQKRGVCVRVYTTTPKKPNSAMRKVARVRLTNSKEVNVYIPGEGHNLQEHSIVLVRGGRVKDLPGVRYHIVRGALDTAGVSGRMQRRSKYGAKFPKTGTGKTKAVPTKNKK; encoded by the coding sequence ATGCCTACAATTCAGCAGTTAGTAAGGAAGGGAAGAGCAACTTTCTTAAAAAAGGGGAAAGCGCCCGCATTGGATTCATGTCCACAGAAGAGAGGGGTTTGTGTAAGAGTGTATACTACAACTCCTAAAAAACCTAATTCTGCTATGCGTAAAGTTGCACGTGTGCGTTTGACTAATTCTAAGGAGGTTAATGTATATATTCCAGGTGAAGGGCATAATTTGCAAGAACATTCTATTGTGTTGGTAAGAGGAGGAAGAGTAAAGGACCTTCCAGGTGTGCGTTATCATATTGTACGTGGAGCCTTAGATACAGCAGGTGTGAGTGGGCGTATGCAGAGGCGCTCTAAATATGGAGCAAAGTTCCCGAAAACGGGAACAGGAAAAACTAAGGCAGTACCAACTAAAAATAAGAAATGA
- a CDS encoding ribonuclease Z, with translation MRQFEVNILGCGSALPATRHSLSSQIVNLNGELYMIDCGEGSQLQFRAMNLKFQRLNHIFISHLHGDHCFGLLGLVSMFVLLGRTVDLCIYSHPDTKCLFQPLIKYFFKELPFQVVFHPFDPTCSGLIFEDQVLRVFTIPLKHRVPTVGFLFEEKPIYLFDNNMQRGNFVTSGSQTVSSSCLSKLASFSCRYAYCSDTVYYEEIIPLITGVDLLYHEATYSNKDLARAKETYHSSAQQASLIARAANVKKLMLGHFSARYPDETFLLKEAQKIFPNTILASERMILPII, from the coding sequence ATGAGACAGTTTGAAGTGAATATATTGGGTTGTGGATCAGCTCTTCCTGCTACTAGGCATTCTTTAAGCTCTCAAATAGTTAATTTGAATGGAGAATTATATATGATCGATTGCGGAGAAGGGAGTCAGTTGCAATTTCGTGCAATGAATTTGAAGTTTCAACGACTTAATCATATTTTTATTTCTCATTTGCATGGTGATCATTGTTTTGGATTACTAGGGTTAGTATCAATGTTTGTGTTATTAGGGCGTACAGTTGATTTATGCATTTATTCTCATCCAGATACTAAATGTTTATTTCAGCCTTTAATAAAATATTTCTTTAAGGAATTGCCATTTCAGGTAGTGTTTCATCCTTTTGATCCTACTTGTAGTGGGTTGATTTTTGAGGATCAAGTGTTGAGAGTGTTTACGATTCCTCTGAAACATAGAGTGCCTACTGTTGGTTTTTTATTTGAAGAAAAACCTATCTATTTGTTTGATAACAATATGCAGAGAGGTAATTTTGTTACTTCTGGTAGTCAAACAGTTTCTAGTTCATGTTTGTCAAAGTTGGCGAGTTTTTCTTGTAGATATGCTTATTGTTCGGATACAGTGTATTATGAAGAGATTATTCCGTTGATAACTGGTGTAGATTTGCTTTATCATGAGGCGACTTATAGTAATAAAGATTTAGCCCGTGCCAAAGAAACTTATCATTCTTCAGCTCAGCAAGCATCTTTGATAGCTAGGGCTGCTAATGTAAAAAAACTTATGTTGGGTCATTTTTCTGCTAGATATCCTGATGAAACATTTTTATTAAAAGAAGCTCAAAAAATATTTCCTAATACGATTTTGGCGAGTGAACGGATGATATTGCCTATTATTTAG
- the metG gene encoding methionine--tRNA ligase produces the protein MENYKRFLITSALPYANGPVHIGHLAGVYIPADIYARYLRLRGEEVLFIGGSDEHGVPIALKAREEGSTPQKVVDRYHHLIKKSFEDFGITFDIYSRTSSLIHHQTASEFFRHLYDKGKLVEKITGQYYDTHAKLFLADRYISGTCYLCGYKQAYGDQCESCGAFINAMDLLDPKSVITNTLPKVRETKHWYLPLDEYTEWLKKWILEEHREWKTNVVGQCKSWLETGLFHRAVSRDLDWGIPVPIKGAEGKVLYVWFDAPIGYISNTIEYSPNDWKKWWKDPSTKLVHFIGKDNIVFHCIIFPVMLKAHEGYILPDNVPANEFLNLEGEKISTSRNWAVWLHEYLEEFPGQQDVLRYVLIANAPETKDGDFTWRDFQARNNNELVAILGNFVNRVLVLTHKYFEGKVPKLGELRDYDRNVLEKFFRSKIILENYLGQYHFRDALKEAMSLVRIGNKYLTDTEAWKTARKDIFRTATVLNVALQMIVNLTIVFEPFLPFTVDKICRFIRKGNLKWSQFGEMNLLEAGHQLNPFDLLFEKIEDEVIERQIQRLHETKK, from the coding sequence ATGGAAAATTACAAAAGGTTTTTGATCACTTCTGCTTTGCCATATGCTAATGGTCCTGTTCATATTGGACACTTAGCAGGTGTTTATATCCCGGCGGATATTTATGCTCGTTATTTGCGACTACGAGGGGAAGAAGTTTTGTTTATAGGGGGTTCGGATGAACACGGTGTGCCAATTGCCTTGAAAGCTAGAGAAGAAGGTAGTACCCCACAGAAAGTTGTGGATCGTTATCATCATCTTATTAAAAAATCTTTTGAAGATTTTGGGATTACCTTTGATATTTATTCCCGAACATCCTCATTAATACATCATCAGACAGCATCGGAATTTTTTCGCCATTTATATGATAAGGGAAAATTAGTAGAGAAAATTACAGGACAATATTATGATACACATGCCAAATTATTTCTTGCAGATCGTTATATTTCTGGAACGTGTTATTTGTGTGGATATAAACAGGCATATGGGGATCAATGCGAATCATGTGGAGCTTTTATTAACGCCATGGATTTACTTGATCCAAAATCTGTTATCACAAATACCCTACCCAAGGTAAGAGAGACTAAACATTGGTATTTGCCTTTGGACGAATATACAGAATGGCTAAAAAAATGGATTTTGGAAGAACATAGAGAATGGAAAACTAACGTTGTTGGGCAGTGCAAATCTTGGTTAGAAACAGGATTGTTCCATCGTGCTGTAAGCAGAGACCTTGATTGGGGAATTCCTGTTCCAATAAAAGGTGCTGAGGGCAAAGTATTATATGTTTGGTTTGATGCCCCTATAGGTTATATTTCTAATACTATAGAATATTCTCCAAACGATTGGAAGAAATGGTGGAAAGACCCCAGTACTAAGCTTGTACATTTTATTGGGAAAGATAATATTGTATTTCATTGTATTATCTTTCCGGTTATGTTGAAAGCTCATGAAGGGTATATATTGCCAGATAATGTGCCCGCTAATGAATTTTTAAATTTGGAAGGAGAAAAAATATCTACTTCCCGTAATTGGGCAGTTTGGCTACATGAATATTTGGAAGAATTTCCTGGACAACAAGATGTTTTACGTTATGTTTTGATAGCTAATGCACCTGAAACTAAAGATGGCGATTTTACATGGAGGGATTTTCAGGCACGTAATAACAATGAATTAGTTGCTATACTTGGAAATTTTGTTAATAGAGTTTTAGTGCTTACTCACAAATATTTTGAAGGAAAAGTTCCTAAGCTCGGTGAATTAAGGGATTATGATCGAAATGTTTTAGAAAAATTTTTTCGATCAAAAATAATTTTGGAAAATTATTTAGGGCAGTATCATTTTCGTGATGCTTTGAAGGAAGCTATGAGTTTGGTCCGTATTGGGAATAAGTATTTGACGGATACTGAAGCATGGAAAACTGCAAGAAAAGACATATTTCGTACAGCTACTGTATTGAATGTGGCTTTACAAATGATAGTCAATCTTACTATTGTATTTGAACCTTTTTTACCTTTTACAGTAGATAAAATTTGTCGTTTTATTCGCAAGGGTAATTTAAAATGGTCTCAATTTGGAGAAATGAATTTATTAGAAGCTGGACATCAGCTTAATCCTTTTGATTTGTTGTTTGAAAAAATTGAAGATGAGGTTATTGAGCGTCAAATTCAAAGATTACATGAGACAAAAAAATAA